In the genome of Bacillus thuringiensis, the window AATAACTGACGTAAGTACGAGTGCCAATGTTTGCATCGTTTGTGCCCAGTAGTTAATATTCAAAATAAATAATAATCCAATAAGCGTAAAAATGACTAAAGATAGTTTCCTCGTTGTGTACCAAACGAGGAAACATAAGATAATAATCATCAATATGGCAGGTATTATTGTTAAAAAATTAGTGAGTAAATCAACGAATCCTCCGATAATATAAGAGAATCCTCGGAATAATCCTTCAAAGTGCTCATATAAACTTGCAACAAATGAGTCGACCCATTCCCCTAATGGAATACGCGGTATACTATTCATCGTCTTTCACCTCTTCCTCAATGTTTCCTGCAAGAGCTTGAATGACACTTTCACGTTTAATAATTCCTCTTAGCCTTTTCTTCTCATCGATTACTGGTAACGGATATTTCATCTCCGCCATTTTTGCATACGTCTCTTCCAGTAAAGTATCTAAATACACATGTGGAATATCATTAAGTAATAAATCAGCAATCGGCCACTGTTTTTGTACTGCCTTACTCGCATCATCCGCAGTTAATATACCTAAAAACTCATACTTTTTGTTTACAACATATACAGTTGAAACACCAGCATTCCTCATAATTTGAAGGGCTACACGAGGCCCACGATCAATTAATAAAGTTTCTGGTCGTTTTAAAATAGACTCCGCCGTAATTACTTTTCCTAAATTCACGTCCGCAACAAACTTTTCTACAAATTCATTAGCGGGGCTCATCATAATTTCTTCTGGCGTTCCAATTTGGACAATTTCTCCATCTTTCATTAATGCGATACGATCTCCAATTCGAAGCGCTTCATCTAAATCATGCGTAATAAATATAATTGTTTTTTCCATTTTATCTTGTAACTCTAACAATTCATCTTGCATTTCTTTTCGAATAAGTGGATCTAATGCACTGAATGACTCGTCCATTAGTAATACATCTGGATTATTCGTTAGTGCCCTTGCGATTCCAACGCGCTGCTGCATACCACCACTAAGTTGACTTGGATAGTTATCTTTATGATGATCGAGTCCTACTAACTGTAGCGATTCTAACGCTTTTTTCTCTCGCTCTTCAACCGGAACTCCTTGTATTTCTAAACCATATGCAACATTTTGTATAACCGTACGATGCGGAAATAGAGCGAACTTCTGAAATACCATACTCATTTTCGTTCTTCTTACTCTCCGTAACTCTTCTTTTCCCATCGTTGCGATGTCTTCACCATCTATGTATATATGACCTGCGGTTGGTTTAATCAATTGATTTAACATACGAACTAGCGTAGATTTCCCGCTACCAGACAAACCCATAATAACGAAAATTTCTCCAGAGTATACTTCAAACGTTGCTTTTTTCACACCAACGTTCATTCCTGTCTCCTTTAAAATTTCCGATTTATTTTTTCCTTCTTTCAATAAGGAAAGGGCTTTTTGCGGATGTTTCCCGAATACTTTTGTTACGTTTTCAACACGCACCTTTGTATTATCCATGTCACTACTCCTTTTCTACCCATCTATTCACATAGTGTTGCGATTTTACAAAGAAATATTACATAAAAATGACATTCATAAGATTTCTTTAAAATTCTCGTTTCCGTTCATAATAAGAATGCTTACTTATACATTTATTTTATAAGGCAAACGTTACTTAGGAGGTTTTCGATGCGAAAGAAAATTTGGTTTATATGCCTTGCATTATTTATTACTATGATTTTCACTTCATGTAATGCAACAAATGCAAATTCGAAAGGAAAAATTAAACTTGGTGTAACAAGTTGGAAAGAAAATATTGCAACTGCAAACATGTGGAAAGTTTTATTAGAAGAAAAAGGCTACAAAGTTGAGCTTATGTATTTAGAAAAAGCTGCAATTTGGACTGGTGTTGCTCGTGGTGATGTTGATGCGAATTTAGAAGTATGGCTACCTGTTACGGATAAGCCGCTAAACGATCGTTATAAAGATGATATTGTCTTAAAGTCAAAATGGTACGAAGGTACTGGACTTGGTCTAGTCGTACCTTCTTATATGAAAAACATAAACAGTATCGAAGATTTAAATGCTCATAAAGATGAACTAGATAATAAAATTGTCGGTATCGAACCCGGTAGTAGTCTTATGAATTTAACGAATAAAGCAATGAAAGAATATGATATAAAACTAAAACTTGTCCAATCCTCTGAAGCTGCGATGATGAGTGAACTAAAGAAAGCATATACAAAAAAGAAACCAATCGCTGTTACGCTTTGGAATCCGCATTGGGGTTTTTCAGAATTTGACTTGAAATATTTAAAAGACCCTAAGAAAGTATATGGTGAAAAAGATGACATTTATTACTCCGTTCGTAAAGGTTTCGAAAAAGATCACCCAGATGTTATAAAATACTTTGATAAATGGAAAATGAACGATGAACAGCTCGGTACGTTAATGGTCATGTTAAATAAAACAAAAGATCCTGAAGAAGCTGCGCGAAAATGGATTAAAAAAAATCAAGCATTAGTTGATGAATGGGTAAAGGATTAATAGAAAGGCTAGAGAATTAACATATCCTCTAGCCTTTTTCATCTTATTTTTTCGTAACAACATCATCTACAATCCCATATGCCTTCGCTTCTTCTGCAGTCATAAAATAATCTCTTTCTGTATCATGTGCTACTCTTTCAATCGGTTGGCCTGTTTTTTCTGCAATCATTTTATTAATATCATGCTTTAACTTTAATATTCTTTTTGCTGTTATTTCAATTTCTGTCGCTTGCCCTTGTGCACCACCAAGCGGCTGATGAATCATAATTTCACTGTTAGGGAGCGCAAATCGTTTTCCTTTTGCTCCAGATAATAATAGCAATGCACCAAATGATGCCGCAAAGCCCATGCACAGCGTTTGCACATCTGGTTTAATTAAATTCATCGTATCTAATATTGCAAAACCTGCTGTCGTTGAACCGCCGGGGCTATTGATGTATAAGAATATATCTTTCTCTGCATCTTCTGCTTCTAAAAATAATAATTGAGCTACGACACTACTCGCTACTTGATCATTAATTTCTGAACCAATAATAATAATGCGGTCTTTTAATAACCTTGAATATATATCATAGGAACGTTCTCCTAATTTTGTTTGTTCTACTACATATGGAATTGCATTCATTTTAAATCCCTCCAATACTTGTTATGCTGCGCAAAGCATACAACTGTAGGAAGAAGGTTGTTTCACATTAAATAGTAAGACTGGCTGTTTAGATGGTAACTTAGTAAAATCTATTGACGGAAGCAATTTCGTTAATAATTCCGGTCTCTCTTCTCGAATAGACGTTACTACAACTTCCATATCATCTGTGAATTCGACTATCTCGACCCCTTCTTCACTTACAGTTTTCAGCCTATTTCTACTCCGAAATAAAGAAGCTTTCACTGCACCTTCTGATACAGAACACACTTTAGCAATATCAGCGATACTATATTGAAAAACATCTTTTAATAATAAAATTGCGGATTGCTGTACATTTAATGAAGACAATACTTTCCCTACCATTTCATGCAAATCTGCAATGTTCTCATGTGGTTCTTCAAAAGTGATTTGTTCTCTGATTTTTTCATGAACAGACTTAGACTTCATCTGATCTAACCAACGATTTCTTGCTATTTTATAGACGAGTGTCATACAAATATCTTTATTTCTATATTTTTGAAGCACTTTACACACTGTTTCTTGGGCGAGATCTTCCCCATCCCATTTGTTTTTCGTTAAAAAAGTACAGTATCTTTTTAACTCTCCATATTGTTCAATTAAAAAGTTTATATTTGAATGATTCATATCGATACGGTTCTTT includes:
- a CDS encoding quaternary amine ABC transporter ATP-binding protein, whose amino-acid sequence is MDNTKVRVENVTKVFGKHPQKALSLLKEGKNKSEILKETGMNVGVKKATFEVYSGEIFVIMGLSGSGKSTLVRMLNQLIKPTAGHIYIDGEDIATMGKEELRRVRRTKMSMVFQKFALFPHRTVIQNVAYGLEIQGVPVEEREKKALESLQLVGLDHHKDNYPSQLSGGMQQRVGIARALTNNPDVLLMDESFSALDPLIRKEMQDELLELQDKMEKTIIFITHDLDEALRIGDRIALMKDGEIVQIGTPEEIMMSPANEFVEKFVADVNLGKVITAESILKRPETLLIDRGPRVALQIMRNAGVSTVYVVNKKYEFLGILTADDASKAVQKQWPIADLLLNDIPHVYLDTLLEETYAKMAEMKYPLPVIDEKKRLRGIIKRESVIQALAGNIEEEVKDDE
- a CDS encoding glycine betaine ABC transporter substrate-binding protein, whose amino-acid sequence is MRKKIWFICLALFITMIFTSCNATNANSKGKIKLGVTSWKENIATANMWKVLLEEKGYKVELMYLEKAAIWTGVARGDVDANLEVWLPVTDKPLNDRYKDDIVLKSKWYEGTGLGLVVPSYMKNINSIEDLNAHKDELDNKIVGIEPGSSLMNLTNKAMKEYDIKLKLVQSSEAAMMSELKKAYTKKKPIAVTLWNPHWGFSEFDLKYLKDPKKVYGEKDDIYYSVRKGFEKDHPDVIKYFDKWKMNDEQLGTLMVMLNKTKDPEEAARKWIKKNQALVDEWVKD
- the clpP gene encoding ATP-dependent Clp endopeptidase proteolytic subunit ClpP; translated protein: MNAIPYVVEQTKLGERSYDIYSRLLKDRIIIIGSEINDQVASSVVAQLLFLEAEDAEKDIFLYINSPGGSTTAGFAILDTMNLIKPDVQTLCMGFAASFGALLLLSGAKGKRFALPNSEIMIHQPLGGAQGQATEIEITAKRILKLKHDINKMIAEKTGQPIERVAHDTERDYFMTAEEAKAYGIVDDVVTKK
- a CDS encoding RNA polymerase subunit sigma-70, with translation MCTKVTHVLKNRIDMNHSNINFLIEQYGELKRYCTFLTKNKWDGEDLAQETVCKVLQKYRNKDICMTLVYKIARNRWLDQMKSKSVHEKIREQITFEEPHENIADLHEMVGKVLSSLNVQQSAILLLKDVFQYSIADIAKVCSVSEGAVKASLFRSRNRLKTVSEEGVEIVEFTDDMEVVVTSIREERPELLTKLLPSIDFTKLPSKQPVLLFNVKQPSSYSCMLCAA